A window of the Desulfobacula toluolica Tol2 genome harbors these coding sequences:
- a CDS encoding nickel-binding protein: MAKVAVFHYTEKARIPELTPEQAAGFKASMEKNLAENPDVKLEGIFVNSDGIGFGIIDAPDAEAARKVVEGSGAAYDLITEVQELKL; the protein is encoded by the coding sequence ATGGCAAAAGTTGCAGTGTTTCATTACACAGAAAAAGCAAGAATCCCGGAACTGACCCCTGAACAAGCGGCAGGCTTTAAGGCAAGTATGGAAAAAAATCTTGCGGAAAATCCCGATGTCAAATTGGAAGGCATCTTTGTAAATTCTGACGGAATAGGGTTCGGCATTATCGATGCCCCGGATGCGGAAGCAGCCAGAAAGGTGGTGGAAGGCTCAGGAGCAGCTTATGATCTTATCACGGAAGTGCAAGAATTAAAGCTTTAA
- a CDS encoding ChaN family lipoprotein, with product MERLFIFFLIFLILPILQSCATVANPTIRKDPLIGKIINAQTGEETNFKSFIKDISAHDVIYLSEKHDNPAHHHIQHKVINALIEKGLKPTIGFEFFSMENTPDLLNFVDAGKVAHSNKIEAIIEKDLRKKLSWDTHSDQMWKFYYDLLQIAQKKHLQVAGIDLPNTLKKRITRKGINGITPIEKDLIFSTQMADKTYKDYMFSIFKKVHCGMSHGTMQSRLYDTWVARNDKMALSIKRLHKHRNGPVIIIIGGGHTAYGLGVINRVTAIDKTIQQINIDLKEIDITPSRLSEYIQPLDLEGFEKVPPADYLWFTQRVSYADPCEEFKKSLQKMKKHSENFKRNHPPK from the coding sequence ATGGAACGACTGTTTATTTTTTTCCTGATTTTTCTTATCCTGCCCATCCTTCAATCCTGCGCCACAGTAGCCAACCCAACAATTAGAAAAGATCCGTTAATCGGAAAAATAATAAATGCCCAGACAGGTGAAGAAACGAATTTTAAATCTTTTATCAAGGATATCAGCGCTCATGATGTGATATACCTGTCTGAAAAACATGATAATCCTGCGCATCATCATATCCAGCATAAAGTGATCAATGCTTTGATTGAAAAGGGATTAAAACCCACCATTGGCTTTGAATTTTTTTCCATGGAAAACACACCGGATCTGCTCAATTTTGTTGATGCTGGAAAAGTGGCCCATTCAAACAAAATAGAAGCTATCATTGAAAAAGACCTGAGGAAAAAATTGAGCTGGGATACCCACTCAGATCAAATGTGGAAATTTTATTACGATCTCTTACAAATTGCCCAAAAAAAACACCTTCAAGTTGCTGGAATTGATCTGCCAAACACCTTAAAAAAAAGGATTACCAGAAAAGGCATCAACGGCATCACCCCCATTGAAAAAGATCTGATCTTCTCAACACAAATGGCGGATAAGACATACAAAGATTACATGTTCTCCATTTTCAAAAAGGTTCACTGCGGGATGAGTCACGGGACAATGCAATCAAGACTATATGATACATGGGTAGCAAGAAACGATAAAATGGCATTGTCAATCAAACGGCTTCATAAACATCGCAATGGACCCGTAATTATTATTATCGGTGGCGGACATACTGCCTATGGCCTGGGAGTGATCAACAGGGTTACGGCCATTGATAAAACAATACAGCAAATCAACATTGACTTAAAAGAAATCGATATAACACCGTCAAGGCTATCTGAATATATTCAGCCCCTGGATCTGGAAGGCTTTGAAAAAGTCCCGCCAGCAGATTATCTCTGGTTTACCCAGAGGGTCTCCTATGCAGACCCGTGTGAAGAATTTAAAAAATCTTTACAAAAAATGAAAAAACATTCTGAGAATTTCAAAAGAAATCACCCGCCAAAATGA
- a CDS encoding class I SAM-dependent methyltransferase, with protein sequence MITIDFNKLDIHPNDRILDIGCGEGRHTIEACRQQGTLCVGADVGFKTLVETKKKIAFHRALDDLCCKSVYLSCMDVTCLPFKNNCFDTVICSEVLEHITDDQSAMSELVRILKPGKILAVSVPRFFPEKLCWFLSDEYVNADMGHVRIYQKHSLIKEMEAFGVRHIASHYAHSIHAPFWWLKCLIGPNRTDSKLVTLYHELLVWDLMNKPKFTAFVDKLLNPVLGKSLVLYFKKA encoded by the coding sequence ATGATTACCATTGATTTTAACAAACTTGATATTCATCCCAATGACCGGATACTGGATATTGGATGCGGTGAAGGCCGCCACACCATCGAGGCCTGCCGGCAACAAGGAACCCTCTGTGTTGGGGCTGATGTCGGATTTAAAACTCTTGTTGAGACTAAAAAAAAAATCGCCTTTCATCGGGCCCTGGATGATCTTTGCTGTAAAAGCGTTTATCTGTCCTGCATGGATGTGACCTGCCTGCCGTTTAAAAACAACTGCTTTGACACTGTCATCTGTTCAGAAGTTCTGGAGCATATCACGGATGATCAAAGTGCCATGTCCGAACTGGTCAGGATTTTAAAACCCGGAAAAATTCTGGCTGTCAGTGTTCCAAGATTTTTTCCGGAAAAACTTTGCTGGTTTTTATCGGATGAGTATGTAAACGCCGATATGGGTCATGTAAGAATTTATCAAAAACATTCGTTGATCAAGGAGATGGAAGCCTTTGGGGTCCGGCATATTGCCTCCCATTATGCCCACAGCATCCATGCCCCGTTCTGGTGGCTCAAATGCCTGATAGGACCCAACAGAACAGATTCTAAACTTGTCACCCTTTATCATGAGCTGCTTGTCTGGGATTTGATGAACAAACCGAAATTCACGGCATTTGTTGATAAATTACTCAATCCTGTCCTTGGAAAAAGTCTGGTTCTCTATTTTAAAAAAGCATAA
- a CDS encoding glycosyltransferase family 4 protein, which translates to MNTPLKIGLISYRSNPHCGGQGVYIRHLSHALCDLGHDVEVIAGPPDPLLNTNSHNTSSNTLTLTMLKTLDLYNPEDLFRTPSLDELKDPINLIEWLDVSTMGYPEPLTFGMRVKRHVNETKKQYDIIHDNQCLSYGILSLAKRMPVTATIHHPITLDRKLEVQSTTSFLKKLKVLRWYWFISMQKRVARKLSHIITVSDSSKKDIAKEFHISESKFKTIPIGIDTENFYPLETIKKQPNRIIVTNSADTPLKGLFHLLFAIKGILKTRPVKLVVIGNPQKGGGIETLVKKLELDRHIEFTGRIDNEQFVKEYAKSSIAVVPSLYEGFGLPVGEAMACRIPVICTTGGALPEVAGDAAKMVPPGDAKALETAILELLDDPSQRETLAEKGYQRVLKEFNWEKTAVRTVDTYKEIINDYH; encoded by the coding sequence ATGAACACACCCCTTAAAATAGGACTTATCAGCTATCGAAGCAACCCCCACTGCGGTGGCCAGGGGGTTTATATCCGTCACTTGAGCCATGCCCTTTGTGATCTCGGCCATGATGTTGAGGTTATTGCCGGACCACCTGATCCTCTGCTGAATACTAATTCACATAATACGTCAAGTAACACGTTAACCCTTACCATGCTTAAAACACTGGATCTTTATAACCCTGAAGACCTTTTCCGAACCCCTAGCCTGGACGAACTCAAAGATCCCATCAACCTGATTGAATGGCTTGATGTTTCCACCATGGGATACCCTGAGCCCCTGACCTTTGGGATGCGGGTTAAAAGGCACGTTAATGAGACAAAAAAACAATACGATATCATCCATGACAACCAATGCCTGTCTTATGGAATTTTGTCCCTGGCAAAAAGAATGCCTGTCACGGCAACGATTCACCACCCAATTACCTTAGATAGAAAGCTTGAGGTTCAAAGCACAACATCTTTTCTAAAAAAACTCAAGGTACTTCGCTGGTATTGGTTTATCAGCATGCAAAAACGGGTGGCAAGAAAACTGTCCCACATTATAACTGTTTCAGACAGCTCTAAAAAGGATATAGCAAAAGAATTCCATATTTCTGAATCAAAATTTAAAACCATCCCTATCGGCATTGATACAGAAAATTTTTATCCTTTGGAAACAATAAAAAAACAGCCCAATCGGATTATTGTTACCAATAGCGCAGACACTCCCTTAAAAGGGCTTTTTCATCTGCTTTTTGCCATAAAAGGCATTTTAAAAACCCGCCCAGTTAAGTTGGTTGTCATCGGTAATCCCCAAAAGGGAGGCGGCATTGAAACCCTGGTTAAAAAACTTGAGCTGGACAGGCATATCGAATTCACCGGCCGCATTGACAACGAACAATTTGTCAAAGAGTATGCCAAATCCTCTATTGCTGTCGTACCATCTTTATATGAAGGATTTGGACTGCCGGTGGGAGAAGCCATGGCCTGCCGGATTCCGGTAATCTGCACCACAGGAGGTGCATTACCAGAGGTTGCTGGAGATGCGGCAAAAATGGTTCCTCCTGGGGATGCAAAAGCATTGGAAACAGCCATTTTAGAACTGCTGGATGATCCATCTCAGCGCGAAACACTTGCCGAAAAAGGGTATCAACGAGTTTTAAAAGAATTTAACTGGGAAAAAACCGCTGTTAGAACCGTTGACACCTACAAAGAAATTATAAATGATTACCATTGA
- a CDS encoding bifunctional folylpolyglutamate synthase/dihydrofolate synthase: MKNKTSQNNAYQACLDKIYKLGRFGIKLELDTILNILQRLNNPQKNYRIIHVAGTNGKGSTATYIASILQKAGFKTGIYTSPHLVDFNERIAINGEHISNDQVVKAYEAVNAADIGERKATFFEIATAMGFYHFSKENVDWAVIETGMGGRFDATNVITPQVSVITNLSIEHTDYLGNTIQDLAKEKGGIIKPDIPVVTGVFQPSGLDVLKQIANERSSELFIYKKDFSARKDPNKNTYTYTGLKNSFNKLIKPLPGDHQKENLSLALAACELVFEKLKTSDKRYNLNQALVCEGLSIAKWPGRLEHVMKKPLVILDGAHNLHAAKVLGKYLSSHLDGRKLTLVLGILDDKPYEKMLESLVPCAQNFIITKAKIDRSLEPSVLKQAVQRLTHSPVTIIEDVKEAVTHAIKTSNENDAVCIAGSLYVAGEAKEKFNQAKFNQEKLNHDLDH; the protein is encoded by the coding sequence ATGAAAAATAAAACTTCCCAAAATAATGCTTATCAAGCATGCCTCGATAAAATATACAAGCTTGGCCGTTTTGGCATCAAACTTGAACTGGACACCATATTAAATATTTTACAACGGCTGAACAATCCTCAAAAAAATTATCGTATAATTCATGTGGCTGGCACCAATGGCAAAGGCTCCACCGCCACATATATTGCATCAATTTTACAAAAAGCCGGGTTTAAAACAGGAATTTATACGTCACCGCATCTGGTTGATTTTAATGAGCGGATCGCCATAAACGGGGAACATATTTCAAATGACCAGGTTGTAAAAGCCTATGAAGCCGTCAATGCTGCAGATATCGGGGAAAGAAAAGCCACTTTTTTTGAGATTGCGACTGCAATGGGGTTTTATCACTTTTCAAAGGAAAATGTTGACTGGGCCGTAATTGAAACCGGAATGGGTGGAAGATTTGATGCCACCAACGTTATCACCCCACAGGTCAGCGTTATTACCAACCTGTCAATTGAACACACTGATTATCTGGGCAATACCATTCAAGATCTTGCAAAGGAAAAAGGCGGCATTATCAAACCGGACATACCGGTTGTCACCGGGGTTTTCCAGCCTTCAGGGCTTGACGTCCTCAAACAGATTGCAAACGAAAGATCATCTGAACTTTTTATTTATAAAAAAGATTTTTCAGCAAGAAAAGATCCAAATAAAAACACCTATACCTACACCGGGTTGAAGAACAGTTTCAATAAACTGATAAAGCCTTTGCCAGGGGATCACCAGAAAGAAAACTTAAGCCTTGCCCTTGCGGCGTGTGAGCTGGTTTTTGAAAAGTTAAAAACCAGTGATAAACGATACAATTTAAACCAAGCTCTTGTCTGTGAAGGACTTTCCATTGCCAAATGGCCGGGGCGACTTGAGCATGTCATGAAAAAACCCCTTGTCATTCTTGACGGGGCCCACAACCTTCACGCCGCAAAAGTACTTGGAAAATATTTATCGTCACACCTGGACGGCAGAAAACTGACACTGGTACTTGGCATCCTTGATGACAAGCCTTATGAAAAAATGCTTGAAAGTCTTGTACCCTGTGCCCAAAATTTTATCATCACAAAGGCAAAAATAGACAGAAGCCTTGAACCATCCGTTTTGAAACAAGCTGTCCAACGACTTACCCACAGCCCTGTCACAATCATTGAAGATGTAAAAGAGGCGGTTACCCATGCCATTAAAACTTCAAATGAAAACGACGCTGTGTGCATAGCCGGATCACTCTATGTGGCTGGTGAAGCAAAAGAAAAATTTAACCAAGCAAAGTTTAACCAGGAAAAGCTCAATCATGATCTTGACCATTAG
- the rpsU gene encoding 30S ribosomal protein S21 encodes MKEITVTVIDNDVERALRILKKKIQNDGLFKRLKVKKHFEKPCQFRRRKMREAMRRQRIAASRSRRRPR; translated from the coding sequence TTGAAGGAAATTACAGTCACGGTTATTGATAATGATGTTGAAAGAGCGTTAAGGATATTAAAGAAAAAAATCCAGAACGATGGCCTCTTCAAACGTCTTAAAGTGAAAAAACATTTTGAGAAACCATGTCAATTTAGACGGCGTAAGATGCGAGAAGCAATGAGAAGACAGAGAATTGCTGCTTCACGCTCACGCAGAAGACCCAGGTAA
- a CDS encoding adenylate kinase, protein MNILFFGPNGSGKGTQGAILKDKYNIAHIESGAIFRENIKGGTDLGKKAKEYIDKGDLVPDEITIPMVLDRIKQDDCKGGWLLDGFPRNKVQAEKLHASLEEAGIKLNYVIEMLLDKQIAKNRIMGRRLCENDNNHPNNIFIDAIKPDGDKCRVCGGALTKRDDDQDEVAIDKRHSIYYDTETGTLASSYYFKDVAAKDDAVKYITLAGEKALPEVTEELISKL, encoded by the coding sequence ATGAACATTTTATTTTTTGGACCAAACGGAAGTGGTAAAGGAACCCAGGGAGCTATCCTGAAAGACAAATACAATATTGCACACATTGAGTCCGGTGCCATTTTCCGTGAAAATATCAAAGGCGGAACAGACCTGGGTAAAAAAGCAAAAGAATATATCGACAAAGGAGATCTGGTTCCTGATGAAATTACCATCCCAATGGTTCTCGACAGAATAAAACAAGATGATTGCAAAGGCGGATGGCTTCTGGACGGTTTCCCAAGAAATAAAGTTCAGGCTGAAAAACTCCATGCATCCCTGGAAGAAGCCGGTATCAAACTCAATTATGTAATTGAAATGCTGCTTGACAAACAGATTGCAAAAAACAGAATCATGGGTCGTCGCCTTTGCGAAAATGATAACAATCACCCCAACAATATTTTCATTGATGCCATCAAACCGGATGGAGACAAATGCCGGGTTTGCGGCGGTGCATTAACCAAACGTGATGATGACCAGGATGAAGTTGCAATTGATAAACGTCATTCCATCTATTATGACACAGAAACAGGCACACTGGCGTCTTCTTACTATTTCAAAGATGTGGCGGCAAAAGACGATGCTGTAAAATACATAACACTGGCCGGAGAAAAAGCGCTTCCTGAAGTAACAGAAGAGTTGATCTCCAAACTCTAA
- the hcp gene encoding hydroxylamine reductase, giving the protein MFCHQCQETMKNTGCSMKQGMCGKTAEVANLQDLFVWGLKGVSVWGVKAKEFGIYDNEAGFFIDKGLFSTITNANFDREDFIGFIKKGIDIRDRLKDEFLKAYKQKNGTNFSLPVPECATWVPADDKDLLAKADSGAGGWLEIEDEDERSLKALVLYGLKGISAYAEHAYQITKSCREIFEFLMEALATLVDETKSQDDLFALVLKTGEMGVKTMALLDDANTTAYGNPEITQVNIGVGKNPGILVTGHDLVDLEDLLEQTKDQGIDVYTHSEMLPAHYYPKLKQYSHLFGNYGNAWWLQKEEMAKFNGPVLFTSNCLVPTKAAYKDKLFTTGAVGFDGAPHIPDREEGGKKDFSAIIKMAKTCDPPEELETGQITGGFGHNQVMALADKIIEAVKSGAIKRFIVMGGCDGRHKTREYYTQVAKALPKDAVILTAGCAKYKYIKLDLGDIGGIPRVLDAGQCNDCYSLAVIAMELQKAFGLEDISDLPISFDIAWYEQKAVLVLLALLSLGVKGIRLGPTLPGFLSSGIANALVEKFDIKPITTPEEDVAAMMAGN; this is encoded by the coding sequence ATGTTTTGCCATCAATGCCAGGAGACCATGAAAAATACAGGATGCTCCATGAAACAGGGGATGTGCGGGAAAACCGCTGAAGTTGCAAATCTTCAGGACTTGTTTGTCTGGGGGCTAAAAGGTGTTTCCGTATGGGGAGTGAAAGCAAAAGAATTCGGCATCTACGATAATGAGGCCGGTTTTTTTATTGATAAGGGGCTTTTTTCCACCATTACCAATGCCAATTTTGACCGGGAAGATTTTATTGGGTTTATAAAAAAAGGAATTGATATCAGGGACCGCCTGAAAGATGAATTTTTAAAGGCTTATAAGCAAAAAAACGGTACAAATTTTTCTTTGCCTGTTCCCGAGTGTGCCACTTGGGTGCCGGCAGATGACAAGGATCTTCTGGCCAAAGCCGACAGTGGTGCCGGGGGCTGGCTTGAAATAGAAGATGAAGACGAACGTTCGTTAAAAGCCCTTGTTTTATATGGATTGAAAGGGATTTCCGCCTATGCCGAACATGCGTATCAGATTACAAAGTCCTGCCGGGAAATATTTGAATTTTTGATGGAAGCTCTTGCAACTTTGGTGGATGAAACCAAATCACAAGATGACCTGTTTGCCCTTGTTCTCAAAACCGGTGAAATGGGTGTAAAAACCATGGCCCTTTTGGATGACGCCAATACCACGGCTTATGGAAATCCTGAGATTACGCAGGTCAACATTGGTGTGGGTAAAAATCCGGGGATACTGGTCACCGGTCATGATCTGGTGGATCTTGAAGACCTGCTTGAACAGACCAAAGACCAGGGGATTGATGTGTATACCCATAGTGAAATGCTGCCGGCTCATTATTATCCGAAATTAAAACAATATTCTCATCTTTTTGGTAATTACGGCAATGCATGGTGGCTCCAGAAAGAAGAAATGGCAAAATTCAATGGGCCGGTGCTGTTTACCTCTAATTGTCTTGTGCCTACAAAGGCGGCTTATAAGGATAAATTGTTTACAACTGGTGCTGTCGGATTTGACGGGGCTCCACATATTCCAGACAGAGAAGAAGGGGGAAAAAAAGATTTTTCCGCCATCATCAAGATGGCTAAAACCTGCGATCCTCCCGAGGAGCTTGAAACAGGTCAGATTACGGGCGGTTTCGGTCATAACCAGGTTATGGCCCTTGCGGATAAAATTATTGAAGCGGTTAAATCGGGTGCCATCAAGCGCTTTATTGTCATGGGCGGTTGCGATGGCAGACATAAAACCAGGGAGTATTACACACAAGTTGCAAAAGCATTGCCAAAAGATGCCGTTATCCTGACTGCAGGTTGTGCAAAATATAAATATATAAAGCTTGATCTGGGGGATATCGGCGGTATTCCACGGGTGTTGGATGCAGGGCAGTGCAATGATTGCTACTCTCTTGCCGTGATTGCCATGGAGCTTCAGAAGGCTTTTGGCCTTGAGGATATAAGTGATCTTCCCATTTCATTCGATATTGCCTGGTATGAACAAAAGGCTGTACTGGTTCTTTTGGCATTGCTGTCGTTAGGTGTTAAGGGTATTCGTCTGGGGCCCACACTTCCGGGTTTTTTGTCTTCGGGAATTGCCAATGCTCTTGTTGAAAAATTTGATATTAAACCCATAACGACCCCGGAGGAAGATGTGGCAGCAATGATGGCAGGAAATTGA
- a CDS encoding class I SAM-dependent methyltransferase encodes MIIKSNEIHCPLCRSKNLNSFFKDKKRIYLRCFYCKLVFVPKQYWINAENEKKNYDLHKNDANDQGYRQFLSRLSTPLLEKVNSKQQGLDFGCGPGPTLSVILEEQGIQTNLYDPFYHNDPSVFYKKYDFITATEVVEHLHDPYTEFTTLFKMLKKGGWLGIMTKLVINKTAFSQWHYIRDMTHICFYSRSTFEYIAQRFNADLNFISKDVILLNKK; translated from the coding sequence ATGATAATCAAATCCAATGAGATCCATTGTCCCTTATGCAGAAGTAAAAATTTGAATTCATTTTTCAAAGACAAAAAAAGAATCTACCTGCGCTGTTTTTATTGCAAGCTGGTCTTTGTTCCAAAGCAATATTGGATTAATGCCGAAAATGAAAAAAAAAATTATGATTTGCATAAAAACGATGCAAATGATCAAGGCTATCGACAATTTCTGTCTCGATTAAGCACCCCGCTATTGGAAAAGGTAAATTCAAAACAACAAGGATTGGATTTTGGTTGCGGTCCGGGTCCAACCCTGTCGGTCATTTTAGAAGAGCAAGGCATTCAGACGAATCTTTATGATCCATTTTACCACAATGATCCTTCGGTGTTTTATAAAAAGTATGATTTCATTACTGCCACGGAAGTAGTGGAACATCTGCATGATCCATATACGGAATTTACCACCTTGTTCAAGATGTTAAAAAAAGGCGGATGGCTGGGGATTATGACCAAGCTTGTGATCAATAAAACCGCTTTCAGTCAATGGCATTATATTCGCGACATGACACATATCTGCTTTTATAGCCGGAGTACCTTTGAGTACATAGCGCAACGCTTCAATGCCGACCTCAACTTTATCTCAAAGGATGTGATATTGCTTAATAAAAAATAG
- the eno gene encoding phosphopyruvate hydratase, whose product MTELIDVRAREILDSRGNPTVEVDVVLACGATGRAAVPSGASTGTREALELRDNSESRFLGKGVLNAVANVNEVIAPEIIGYDAMDQAGLDRTMIDIDGTENKSRLGANAILGVSMAAARAAAQACEIPLYQHLGGINARVLPVPMMNVINGGAHAPNNLDIQEFMILPFGADSITEAVRMGAETFHHLAKILKGEGLSTAVGDEGGFAPNLKSNEEALEYIINAIEAAGYRPGKDIGIALDAAASEFYRDGKYIFQSEDRELSAVELIDYYEKLIEKYPLYSIEDGLAEGDWDSWGLMTERLGNSIQIVGDDIFVTNPDIFKKGIEKGIGNSILIKLNQIGTLTETLDTIQMAKESGYTTVVSHRSGETEDSFIADLAVGINSGQIKTGSMSRSDRVAKYNQLIRIEEQLGDSALFPENLFV is encoded by the coding sequence ATGACGGAATTAATTGATGTCAGGGCAAGGGAGATCCTTGATTCCAGAGGGAATCCAACAGTTGAAGTGGATGTTGTTTTAGCCTGCGGTGCAACTGGCAGGGCAGCGGTTCCATCCGGTGCCTCAACCGGCACAAGGGAAGCTTTGGAACTTCGGGACAACTCTGAAAGCCGGTTTTTAGGCAAGGGTGTTTTAAACGCGGTTGCCAATGTCAATGAGGTTATTGCACCTGAAATTATTGGGTATGATGCCATGGATCAGGCTGGCCTTGACAGAACCATGATTGATATTGACGGTACTGAAAACAAGTCAAGACTTGGTGCCAATGCCATTTTGGGCGTATCCATGGCAGCGGCAAGGGCTGCAGCCCAAGCCTGTGAGATTCCTTTGTATCAGCATCTGGGCGGTATTAATGCCAGAGTGCTGCCAGTTCCCATGATGAATGTTATCAATGGAGGGGCTCATGCCCCGAATAATTTGGATATACAAGAATTCATGATTCTTCCTTTTGGAGCTGATTCCATTACCGAAGCAGTCCGGATGGGAGCAGAAACCTTTCACCATCTGGCAAAAATTTTAAAGGGTGAAGGCCTTTCAACTGCTGTCGGGGACGAGGGCGGGTTTGCTCCGAATCTTAAATCCAATGAAGAAGCATTGGAATATATTATCAATGCCATAGAAGCTGCCGGGTACAGGCCGGGTAAGGATATAGGAATTGCCCTTGATGCAGCAGCTTCGGAATTTTATCGGGATGGCAAATATATTTTCCAGTCGGAAGACCGTGAACTTTCAGCTGTGGAGTTGATTGATTATTATGAAAAATTAATTGAAAAATATCCATTATACTCCATAGAAGACGGGCTTGCAGAAGGGGATTGGGATTCATGGGGACTTATGACCGAAAGGCTTGGAAATTCCATACAGATCGTTGGAGATGATATTTTTGTGACAAATCCGGATATCTTTAAAAAAGGAATTGAAAAGGGAATCGGCAATTCAATCCTGATAAAGTTGAACCAGATCGGAACCCTTACGGAAACCCTGGATACCATTCAGATGGCAAAAGAATCCGGTTATACAACGGTTGTTTCCCATAGATCAGGAGAAACCGAAGATTCTTTTATCGCAGATCTTGCAGTTGGTATAAATTCCGGGCAGATAAAAACAGGGTCCATGTCCAGAAGTGACAGGGTGGCCAAATACAACCAGCTAATCAGGATTGAAGAACAACTGGGAGATAGTGCATTGTTTCCTGAAAATCTTTTTGTCTGA